The genomic interval GCAAAAAGCCGGTCAATTCCAGACCGGCTTTTTCTATAACCGTTACCGTCATTGTCACCCGTTGTCAGCCATGTTTGCTTTCATTCGGGTTAGCGATTCGCAGGCAGACGAAACTGCAGCAATAGCGTGCTCTGTAGAAAATTGAAATTATCATCGGACATGAGCGTAATCAGATTGTCTCCCGCCCCGCCCATGGGCTGAATATCCAACGCTTCCATATTATCCATACCATCGCCCAGACTGGCGCGAAACAGCAAGTCGGTGTGAGCGATCGATCCGGCCCGGAAGTCCTCTGCCCGCACCCGCCGCATTTGCACGACGAGCCCACCCAGAATGGAAAAATTCCGCTCAAGAATGACGAGGTCACCCTCTTGGGTGAAATCCGCATCCGCAGCCAGCAATTCCCCGGACTGAGGCAGTGAGAAAGCCAGCGGAACCCCTGCACCAACAATCCAGCCCAAGATGCGTCCATTCTTCGGCTTCTCGGAAAGAACCACAAAACCTCCGGCAAAAGGGAGTCCGTCGGGAATGGTCGCGATGGACTCCAGCCCCCTGTTGGCCTGATTGGCTTCGTCGATCTCGCGCGACAAGGGAAGACGTCCCTCAAGCCGAAACAATTCGTTACCCTTGAGGCTATAGCGTGTCACCCGCGTCTCGCCCTCAAAGCTCACGAAGGCCTCACCGCCCTTGATCGCAAGTCCCTCAGAATCCCTGCGCCATCTTGGCAGCTCCACGCCGATACCGGGCAAGGGACGCATGAACGTATCCGCAAGCGCAGTGGGGCGCGCGCCCTCTCGAACAAGACGAGCCGACAGAACGCTGCCCCTGTCACTGATCGCCAGAAAATGCTCCGTATCCACAAAGGCAAGACCGGAAAAACCACCAAAGGTCGGCTCATCGCTTGAAAGCGTAAGGCCGCCAAGCCATTCCAACTGACCATAGGTTGTCCGCCCCGAGAAAAACCGCCCGAGACGGTCGATAATCTGGGCAGAAACATCGATGGCAATGCTGCTCGGCGCAGCCTTGGGCAACGCCTCCATAGGGGCCGTGTGCCCTTGCACAGAAAGGCCGGTCGCAATGGCCACCAAAACAGAAAAGCAGACTGACAATCGCAGTCTGCTTTTACTGAATAAGCCGGTCTTGCTGGATTGCATGCCCCTACCGCCTCCTGAGGCGACGCGACGGTGCATGGGGTTCCTGAGACACATTCTCGTCGAACAGCTCCGCCAGCTTCTCGGTCATGGCGCCGCCAAGCTCTTCGGCATCGATGATCGTCAACGCACGCTTGTAATAGCGCGTCACATCATGGCCGATACCAATCGCCAACAGATTGACCGGAGAACGTGTTTCGATCTCTTCGATCACTTCGCGCAGGTGCTTTTCAAGATAGGTGCCCGCATTGACGGACAGGGTGGAATCATCGACCGGCGCCCCGTCCGAGATCATCATCAGAATCTTGCGCTGTTCAGGCCGCATCAGCAAACGCTTGTGCGCCCAATCCAGAGCCTCCCCGTCGATATTTTCCTTGAGCAGACCTTCACGCATCATAAGGCCCAGATTGCGCCGCGACCGGCGCCATGGACTATCGGCAGACTTATAGATGATGTGGCGCAAATCATTCAGACGCCCCGGATTGGCAGGCTTGTCAGCCTTCAGCCATGCCTCGCGGGATTGACCGCCCTTCCAGGCCTTGGTCGTAAAGCCAAGGATCTCGACCTTCACATTGCACCGTTCCAGCGTTCGGGCCAGAATATCGGCACAGACAGCAGCAATGGAGATCGGACGCCCGCGCATAGAGCCGGAATTATCCAGCAGCAAGGTCACAACCGTGTCGCGGAATTCGGTCTCCTGCTCCCATTTGAAAGAGAGCGGCCGCATGGGATCGGTGACGACGCGGGTCAGCCTTGCGGTATCCAGCAAGCCTTCTTCCAGATCGAAATCCCAGCCGCGATTCTGCTGAGCCAAAAGCCGGCGCTGCAAACGGTTGGCCAGACGGGCAACAACCTGATGCATATTCTGCAATTGCTTGTCCAGATGCCCGCGCAAGCGATCCAGCTCGGCCTGCTCGCACAATTCCTCGGCATGAATGACCTCATCAAAGGCACGAGTGAACACCTTGTAGCCCTTGTCCGGTTCATTCTTGCCATAGTCCGGTGGCATGACGGATTCGCCGGTATCATCGCCATCCAGCTCATCAAAGTCATCCATGTCCTGACTGAGCTGCTCGTCAGCCTCGGACTGGCCGCCTTCAAGATCGTCGGCACCGGCTTCTGCCTGTTGCTGTTCTTCCTGCTCACCGCCTTCGGCATCTTCGGAATTGTTGCTGCTATCGGCGTTTTCTTCCGCGCCATTGTCGGTGTCGTCGGCATTCTCTTCGCTGTCTTCAGCCTCACCGCCAAGATCATCGGCCACATCGAGATCCGCCAGAACCCGCCGCAGATGCCGGGCAAATTTGGTCTGGTCGAGCATATCCTCGCCGATAGTGTCCAGACTGTCGCCGGCGGTCTCTTCCACCCAGCCGCGCCATTGCTCCACCAGATGATGGGCAGAATCAGGAATTGGCGCGCCGGTCAACTTCTCGCGCACCAAGAGGGACAACACATGATCAAGCGGCGCTTCTTCCACACGGGTGGAATCGCCACTGACAAAACGGCTGTAGCGGTCTTCGAGCATGGCAGAAACATTCTGCGCCAGCCCGGCCATCTGCTGGGAGCCGATGGCTTCCACGCGCGCTTGCTCAACGGCGTCGAAGACACCGCGTGCCCTTGCCCCGTCCGGAGCGAGTTTGGCATGCACCCGCGGATCATGGCAGGCCACACGCATGGCCAGACTATCCGCCTGACCACGCAGAATTGCCGCCTTTTCCTTGGTCAGCGCGCGCGGCGGTTCAGGCAGGCGAGCCTGCCCGTTGATCAGCATCGGGCGGTCCGCCGAAAAATGCACATCCAACTCGACGGGCCCGGCAATCGCCTTGAGCGTACCGCTCACCGATTGCTTGAACCGTTCGTTTGGATCAACAGATCCGCCCAGTTTGGATGAAGACTTGCTCGACATGCCTTGTTATTCCTGCCTGTTCCCTCTTGATCGATGCAGTGACGACAAGCCTTAGCTTACGGCCACATTCAGGGATGATTCTGGCAATTCCTCACCAAAACACCGCTGATAGAATTCAGCCACCAGAGGCTGCTCAAGCTCATCGCACTTATTCAGGAACGTAACCCGGAAGGCAAAGCCGAGATCGCCGAAGATATCGGCATTTTCAGCCCATGTGATCACTGAACGCGGGCTCATGACCGTCGACAGATCGCCATTCATGAAGGCATTACGGGTCAAATCGGCAACACGCACCATTTTGTTGGCGGTATCCTTGCCATCGTCACCGACAAGGGATTTGACCTTGGCCAGCACGATATTCACTTCATTGTCATGCGGCAGATAGTTAAGCGTGGTCACGATAGACCAACGGTCCATCTGGCCCTGGTTGATCTGCTGCGTACCATGATACAGTCCCGACGTATCCCCAAGGCCAACCGTGTTGGCCGTTGCGAACAGGCGGAAAGCCGGATGCGGGCGAATGACGCGGTTCTGGTCGAGCAGGGTCAGGCGACCGGCCACCTCCAGCACGCGCTGAATAACAAACATCACGTCCGGACGACCGGCATCATATTCGTCGAACACCAGCGCTACATTATTCTGCAGCGCCCATGGCAGAATACCATCGCGGAATTCGGTGATCTGCTTGCCATCCTTCAGGACAATCGCATCCTTGCCGATCAGATCGATACGGGAAATGTGGCTGTCGAGGTTGACGCGCACGCAAGGCCAGTTGAGGCGCGCTGCGACCTGTTCGATATGAGAGGACTTACCCGTGCCGTGATAACCGGAAATCATCACGCGGCGGTTGTGGGCAAAACCCGCAAGGATCGCCAGCGTGGTCTCCCTGTCAAACAGATAATCAGGATCAAAATCAGGCACATGATCGCTTTTTTCACTGAAGGCAGGAACCATCAGATCGATATCAAGGCCGAATACATCGCGCACAGACACCTCGGTATCCGGCAAATTGGAAATCTCGTTGCTCATATCATTCATAACACTGCTCTGGATGAGGCCGCTCTCGTCTCGCATATACGTCACTGGAAAGGGTTGTGATCAACACCTGAAGATGGCCTTCTGGAAAAGCTTAGCCGTTCAGATGGGCAACTTAAAGCAAACGCGACCGAAAAGGAAAGGAAAGATTATGTCTTTCTGCCTACAACGCCAAAAAGGACACAAGGCGTGCGGCAGATTGGAACCGTAAAAAGGCACCAGCTGGGCCTCGGGCGGTCTGGCCAATGAAGGCCAGACACCGGGCTCGACTATCCAACATAGCCGCCTGCACGCAGGGTATTATAGGCCGCGATCACGTCTTGCAGACGTTCTTCGCAAGCCCGATCCCCCTTGTTGAGATCCGGATGGTTCTCTTTAAGTAGGCGCTTATAGGCACGCTTCACGTCATCAGCAGTCGCAGGCAGCTTCAAGCCGAGCGTTTCAAAAGCCTTTGCCTCCAATGGACGCAACTTGCGGGTTTGGTCCTTGTGGCGAGAGCGACGCTTCATGCGTTCTGCAGCACGCTGGGCTCGGCCATTGGAAAAGCCGGTGGTTTCCCAGCTCTTGCCCATGGTTTCACCCGCTTTGTCAGTCGCATTGCCCCACGCGTTAACACCCATTTTCCAGGTTGGACGTTCGCCGGTCGCCGTGCTCGCCTTGGCGGTATCTGCGGTGTCATCATCCATGCCGGAAAAATAATTGTAGTTCTTGTTGAACTCACGGGCATGGGTTGCACAGAAATTGTGAAACTCGCGACCACCCGAGCCACGTTTGGGGGCCTTGCAGCCGCCCTTCTTGTCACACCCAGGCCACTCGCACGTTTCTTCTTGCTGTTTCTTTTTACGACGATCCGTATCAGGCTTGATACGGATAGAGTCGAACAGTTTCGAGTCGAGGTTCATGAATCTAGTCTTGTCTCCGGACGCCGGTTGTCTTTCGTGTCGGTTTCTCTAGTGTATTGTCATGGAGGCAAACTGCGCCGGACAACCAGCGCTGAAACACTCCAAGTTGCTCTTTTGGCAGCCATCTGTGCAAGAAAAGCCATACAAGGCTCTTCCAAGATGCCGCCAAGGATGACAGGATCGCAAATTGCAAATCTACAATTTGAATTTGAACTCTATTGCAAAACAGGAAAATCGTTCCCATTTGCGTAAAGATAACAAAGAGACCCAAATCACCCCAAAATCAGGAAGTGCGACAGTTCACCATTCCCAGCCATGACCGTCAAGCAGAACATCGAGAAAAAATTGAACAATCAACTTCAGCCCACAATGTTAGAGGTGATTGATGAATCAGACCTTCACATAGGTCACGAGCACGCGCGCCCCGAAGGGGAATCCCACTTCAGAGTCCGCATAGCAAGCCCTCACTTTGCAAACCTCTCTCTGGTCCAGGCCCACAGAATGGTGCATGATATTATCAAAGAAGAGCTAAAAGGTCCAATCCATGCGCTCGCGCTGGAAACCATAAAGCCCTGAAAGATGCCCAGCGGTCAAAGCCGCCCTCCTATTGCACCGGCTGCACCGGCGTGATCCGCAAGGATGTGATCCTGTTTCTTTCCTTGCGCAGCACACGGAAACGGAAATTATAGAAGGTGAAGCCCTGACCCGGTTCGGGAATCTGGCGGGCTTCATGAATGACAAGCCCGGCAATCGTCGTGGCTTCTTCATCGGGCAATTCCCAATCGAGCGCCCGGTTGAGGTCGCGTATGGGAACCGATCCATCGACCAGTATCGATCCGTCAGGCTCCTTGCGCACGCCCTTGACGTCGATATCATGCTCGTCGGCAATATCCCCCACGATTTCCTCGATGATATCTTCCAGCGTCACCAGCCCCATCACCTCTCCATATTCGTCAACAACCAGCGCGAAGTGGCTCTTGCGCTTCAGGAAGGCATTGAGCTGTGCCTTGAGGCTCGTCGTATCTGGCACATACCAAGGCTCAGATGCCACCGCGACCATATCCAGATCCTTGGCTTCGCCCTTTACTTCGGAAAGCGCCCGCAACACGTCCTTGGCGTGCAGAATGCCAATAAAATTGTCTTGCTCACCTTGCCAAAGAGGAATGCGGGTATATTGGCTCTTGAGCACCTGCTCAACGATTGATTCCGGACCGTCATCCAAGTTGATGGATTTTACACCCGTGCGATGCACCATCACGTCGGACACATCCAGCTCGGCCAGATCGAGAAGACCGCCAAAGCGGTCCCTATCCGCCTTTACAACACTTCCTTCCATATGCAGGAGGTCGACCGCACCGCGCAACTCATCTTGACCGGACTGGGCAGCATTCTCTTTTGCCTCAATGCCAAGACCTGCAATAATCCGGTTGACCACCCATTCCACCGCAGCCATCGCCGGGCCGAAAATCCTGGTGATAAAACGGACATATGGACCAACCTTCAGGGCAAAATTATCTGGATCGGATATCGCCCACGTTTTTGGCAACACTTCGGCGAAGACCAGAACCACAACAGTCATCACCAGCGTGGCATAGACGACGCCGGTTTGCCCGAAGAGATGAATAAACAGGCTGGTAGCAAGCGCAGAGGCCAGAATATTGACAAGATTGTTACCCAGCAACAGAGACCCGATCATCCGCTCCTTGATCTGCAAAAGCTGATTCACAGCTTCGGCCCCCGGCTCGCCATTTTTCTCCTTCTGATGCATACGCGCACGCGACGCCGCTGTCAGCGCCGTTTCAGAGCCGGAAAAAAAGCCCGACATCACAATCAAGATCAGTATAGCCAGAGCAATCAGCCAAAGCCCGGTAGCCATCAGTTCAGTTTCTCCTCAAGGAAAGCACGCACCGCAGCCGGCTCAACACCCTTCTCCATGAAGGATTGGCCAAGGCCACGCGTCAGAATGAAATTCAGATTACCCCGGGACACTTTCTTGTCCTGAGCGATATAGTCCATCAAAAGGTCCACTTTCGGCAACTGTCCCGGAATGTCTCTTATATGGGTAGGCAACCCCACGGCTTGCAAGTGGGCAACCACACGATCTGTCACCGCCCCATCGCAGAGCCCTAGTCGGGCTGAGAATTCATGGGCCAGAACCATGCCGATGGCCACGCCTTCTCCATGCACAATGCGCTCGGCATCATATTCCGCCATGCCTTCCAAGGCATGCCCGAATGTGTGCCCCAGATTCAAGAGCGCACGCTGGTTGGCCTCTTTTTCGTCGGCGGCCACAACATCCGCCTTGGCCTGACAGGAACGCGCAATCGCCTCTTCCCGTTCAGGGCCTCCATCAAAAATGCCCTGCCAGTTCGCTTCCAGCCACTCAAAGAAATCAGGATCATTGATGAGGCCATATTTGGCCACTTCCGCATATCCGGCTTTGAAATCGCGCGGCGTCAAGGTATCCAGAACGGCCGTATCAGCCAGCACCAGATGTGGCTGATTAAAGAGCCCGATCAGGTTTTTACCATGGCTGGTATTGATGCCCGTCTTGCCCCCGACCGAAGAATCCACTTGCGACAGCAGTGTTGTCGGCACCTGAATGAAGCGCATGCCACGGCGAATGATACCCGCCACAAAACCGGCCAGATCACCAACAACCCCGCCCCCAAGCGCAATGACGATATCGCCTCGCTCCAGCTTGCTGTCCAGCACCGCATCGGCGGCCTTCATCAGGCCCTTGTAGCTCTTGCTCTTCTCCCCCGGCTCCATGACGATGACATAAGGCTCGACACCAACTTCCCGCAAAGAGGCCTCGGCGGTATCCAGATGCAATCCGGCCACATTGGAATCGGTAATGATGACGGCTTTGGATGAGGGGAACAGCGTCTTGAATGCCTCCCCGAGGCCAGAAAGGATCGACCGCCCGATCAGGATGTCATAGCTGCGATCACCAAGATCAACCCGCACCGTTTGCTTCACACCATCTATCATTTTATTTCCTCAATCCTAAAAACAGCCCCTTAAAAGCGACCTCACAAACCAACCGACGGCCCGATAAGACTGTCACGACAGGGCTGCTCCAGATAGGCGCTTGCGCTGCGATCGCCAAAGATCTTTCATTCAGGCGCGATGCCTAACATACGCTCCGGTCAGGCCTTGTTGGCCGTTCCGGTGTGGCTCTCCAGAGCCTCGATGACGGATGTTACAATACGATCATGAGGGGCTTCTTTCGAAATCACCATAACATCGGCCGTTGCATAGACTGGGTAGCGCTCATCCATCAGACGGCGCATGACCCCTTCGGGATCGGGATCTTTGAGTAATGGACGATGGGATCTGCGCCGGACGCGCTCCATCAGCACATCGAACTCAGCCTTCAGCCAGACGGAAATGCCGCGTTCGGCAACAAGTGCCCGTGTCTCGTCATTCATCCAGGCACCACCGCCTGTGGCAATCACCTGATCGCCTTCATCAAGCAGGCGCGCAATCACGCGCTTTTCGCCATCACGGAAATGAGCTTCCCCATGCTGCGCAAAAATCTCGGCAATGGTCATATTGGCAGCAGCTTCGATCTCATGGTCGGCATCACGAAAGGGGATGGACAACCGCTTGGCAAGGCGACGTCCAATGGTTGTCTTGCCAGCACCCATAAGCCCGACAAGCACAATAGGGCGCCCACCGAGGGCTGCCACAACACGCGCTTCCCGTTCCTTGTTACCAGCTGTCTTCGTATCCGCCATATGCGTCCCTGAGGCCCGTTCACCCTGTCCCGTTAACGATCGGCCCAGATTTGCGCCGGAAAGGTCAAATCTGTCAAGCAACCATTTCAAATTCAACGCTTTCAAAGCGCTCCCGTCCCCAATTCAACCAAAATGGATTGGAAAGAAACGCCAAACAAATGACATTAACAATCTATTGATGCTAGGTTGGCATCATATTGTCGCAAAACCAAAATCAAGGATTGTTCAATGCCTAGTCTGATCAAAGCGCTTGTGTTTCTCCTCGTTCTGGGCGGACTGGTCGCGGGAGGCATTTTTGCGCTGGCCAATTTTGTGGAGCCAACACAGCGCGAAATGGTCGTCCGCATTCCATCCCGAACGATCAACTAGTCCCAGACAATTCTTCACTTGGCAATTCTTGAACTTGACGCCCCTTTAGCCGAGATACCGTCGTGACCCTGGCAAACCATCAGGCCATTCATCTCTTTCTGGATTCCATGAGCGCGGAAAAAGGCGCCTCGGGCAACACGCTCGATGCCTACCAGCGCGATCTGGATGATCTGGACAGCACACTTTCAGCCAAGAGCATTAAATTTGAAAGCTGCGGTAGTGAGCATCTGCGTGACTATCTGGCGGATTTGGCCGATCGTGATCTGGCCGCCTCCAGCGTGGCGCGCAAGATCTCGTCCATTCGACAGCTCTTCCGCTTTCTTTATCGCGACGGTTTCCGCTCTGATGATCCCTCCACTATGCTCAAGGCCCCCAAACGGTCGCGGCCATTGCCGAAAATCCTGACTGTGCAGGAAGTGGACCGCCTGATTGAAGCGGCCCGTTTCAATGCATCGCTGGAAGGCCCTACCCCGAAACGGCAAATTCGCGCCATGCGGCTTTATGTGCTGCTGGAGTTGCTCTATGCCACGGGCTTGCGCGTCTCCGAACTGGTAACGCTTCCCAGCTCTGCGGCCCATATGGACGGGCAGTTTCTCTCCATTGTCGGCAAGGGCAACAAGGAACGTCTGGTGCCTTTGTCTGAGCGGGCAAAAGAAGCCATGCGCGATTACCGTGCCATGCTCAAGGAAACTGGTGCCCCCCAAAGCGCCAGCGCCCAGCCATGGCTTTTTCCCTCATCCGGCAAGGAAGGGCACTATACCCGGCAAGCCTTCGCCCGCGAGCTGAAGGCCTTGGCAGGCGATGTTGGCCTTGATGCGGGCTCCGTTTCTCCCCATGTTCTGCGCCATGCCTTTGCCAGCCATCTGCTGCAAAATGGAGCCAACCTGCGCGCTGTGCAAAAATTATTGGGCCACAGCGATATTTCAACAACCCAAATCTATACCCATATTCTGGATGAAAGACTGATCGAGCTGGTGGAGCATCACCACCCGCTGTCTGATCACTTCGAACCGAAAGCAGAATAAATCCGGCGCGACCTATTTCCGCCATTGTCTTAATCATAGTTGTTGTTAATGGCTCAAAGCTGAGACCGAACCATGTCTGTTGCTTGACAGCCGGACCGAAAAAAGGCCAACGTGGCCGCGACATTTTATTCATGCCTCCTGATGGATCAGGACGGGCAAGAAAATGGCCCCGCTCTGCCGTTCAGAGTCTCGTCCAATGCGCATCTGCGCTGGGCAAGACAGCCAGAGCGCAAGGTGCCTTGGATACCAATAGGAAAGAAGTTGGATCAAACCCGCTATGCATAGTTATCTGGAATTCGAGAAACCCGTCGCTGATCTTGAAGGCAAAGTACAAGAGCTGCTTGTCTTGCAGGAAACCGGGGAAGCCGTAGATGTGGGCGACGAAATCAAACGTTTGCAAACCAAAGCGGACAATGCCCTCAAGGATCTCTATGCCAATCTGACCCCCTGGCACAAAACCCAGATCGCCCGCCACCCGGACCGTCCGCATTTCAATGACTATGTGTCCGGCCTGATTGAAGAGTTCACCCCATTGGCCGGTGACCGCAAATTTGCCGAAGACGAGGCCATTCAGGCCGGTTTTGGCCGCTTTCGCGGACGTCCTGTTGCCGTGATCGGGCAGGAAAAGGGCAGCGACACCGAAAGCCGCCTGCGCCATAATTTCGGCATGGCCCGCCCTGAAGGCTATCGCAAGGCGGTGCGCATCATGGAACTGGCGAACCGCTTCAACATGCCCCTCATCACCTTCGTGGATACCGCGGGGGCTTATCCCGGCATTGGCGCAGAAGAGCGTGGCCAGTCCGAAGCCATCGCCCGCTCCACTGATGCCTGTCTTGCCCTTGGCACGCCAAGCGTTGCCACCATTATAGGCGAAGGCGGTTCCGGCGGCGCCATCGCCATCGCCACGGCCAACCGTGTTTTGATGCTGGAGCATTCCATATACAGCGTCATTTCACCAGAAGGGGCGGCGTCCATTCTATGGCGTGATTCCACCCGCGCCGAAGATGCAGCCACCAATATGAAGATCACCGCGCAGGACCTGATGGACTTCAAGATCATCGACCGGATCATTTCCGAGCCTGTTGGCGGTGCTCATCGCGACAAGGAAAAGGTCATCAAGCGCGCAGGCAACATGATCGCTGATTGCCTTGCCGAATTTGACGGCTTGAGCTCAGACGACATCCGCAAACAGCGCCGCGAGAAGTTTCTGACCATCGGCACAAAGCTGTAAGCGAGACGAACCAATAGCAGGCATTCACAAGGCGGCAGATCCCATCTGCCGCCTTTTCTTTTGCGATCTGCACCAGATTTGTACCGGATCTGAGCCAGACCAGCCCTGTCCTGCGTCCGACCTGGGCCAAACCTGCGCCTGACCTCCGCATCTTCGGTTTCACGAACTTACGATCAAACCCGCCACACTCTGGCCCGATTGCCCTTGCAAGAGTCGGTAACCATCTATCAATCTGTTTTGGTTAACGTTTGGTCAAAGACTATTGCCCGGAGAATGGCTCTTTGCCAGCCTTGAGCCATCGGAACTGCTCCCGATTATGTGACCGGCTTCTCCTTGAATGAAACCGGACAGCATGGCAGAAGGGGAATAGTTGGAGCAAACAAACGTGAGTCAGGATTACTGCGTGAAAAAGCACCACCGGCATTGGGTCCGCAATATCGCTCTAGTGACAACGCTGATGGGCAGCCTTGCCTTGAGCGCTTGCAACCCTGAACTGATCGAAGATGGCAAGGCTTCGCAGCCACTGCCGATCAAGCTCAAACACGAAATCCAGAAAATCGGGTCCACCGAGGGCGCGCCGCTCTATATTCGCATCTTCAAGGAAGAAGAGGTGTTGGAGGCTTGGAAGCAGACCAAGGACGGCACCTATGCGCTTCTGAAAAGCTATCCGATCTGCGCCTATTCCGGGAAAATCGGCCCCAAGAAGAAAGAGGGAGACCGGCAGGCTCCTGAGGGATTCTACACCATCACACCGGGACAGATGAATCCGCATTCCAGCTATTATCTTTCCTTCAATATCGGCTACCCGAACAAGTTCGACCGTTCCTACGGGCGCACCGGCAAGCACCTCATGGTGCATGGCTCCTGTTCTTCGCGCGGTTGCTACGCCATGGAAGA from uncultured Cohaesibacter sp. carries:
- a CDS encoding acetyl-CoA carboxylase carboxyltransferase subunit alpha, encoding MHSYLEFEKPVADLEGKVQELLVLQETGEAVDVGDEIKRLQTKADNALKDLYANLTPWHKTQIARHPDRPHFNDYVSGLIEEFTPLAGDRKFAEDEAIQAGFGRFRGRPVAVIGQEKGSDTESRLRHNFGMARPEGYRKAVRIMELANRFNMPLITFVDTAGAYPGIGAEERGQSEAIARSTDACLALGTPSVATIIGEGGSGGAIAIATANRVLMLEHSIYSVISPEGAASILWRDSTRAEDAATNMKITAQDLMDFKIIDRIISEPVGGAHRDKEKVIKRAGNMIADCLAEFDGLSSDDIRKQRREKFLTIGTKL